One part of the Methylobacterium terrae genome encodes these proteins:
- a CDS encoding alpha/beta hydrolase domain-containing protein yields the protein MTRIRRAATAALVGGGLAGSGLVAGPAGAEVTRFETLKAEKPALQGRSFGERGQAEKVTGRATIALDPADPRNAVIADIALAPRNAEGRVEATADVVLLRPERPNGLLIVEIPNRGRKLIGPLVEGSSTEASGRLEQADDAGRGFLLSRGYTLAWIGWQGDVAPSDGRAGAGMGIRLPVLAGITGPSREEWSFDNTTSPIEAPLTWPAADLDPAKARLTVRAKAEDPRTTPPGLSFRFVDAGRIAITRPAGFDGSALYELSYTARDPAVTGLGLAAIRDVATFLRHDASARNPLARDGRSTIDRAIGFGISQSGRVLRDLLYLGLNEDERGRMVFDGMMPHIAGSRRSFTNARFAQPGRNPGPHLDRSYPADQFPFAYATTTDALTGKRDGLFLRCRLGNTCPRLMHVDSEYELWGSRGALVTTDTRGAELEQPPEVRVYMITGAPHFANPDARTATDPACALPVSPVHAGAASRALLTALEAWITDGVAPPASRYPSRADGTLGAPAHLYPPIPGLPYTGLHTPAQWVEPGVQSGPEPAGPPVVRGTYPLLLPKVDPDGNTLAGLRLPLIEVPRATYTAWNPTRGVAAETLCNQKGGVLPFAGTRTAAQAAHDPRPSLEERYPDAGDYAAAVKAAADRMVIERTLLPADAEDMAKAAAEGRLAR from the coding sequence ATGACCAGGATCAGGCGCGCCGCGACCGCGGCGCTCGTCGGAGGGGGCCTCGCGGGAAGCGGCCTCGTCGCCGGGCCGGCCGGGGCCGAGGTGACCCGGTTCGAAACCCTCAAGGCCGAGAAGCCGGCCCTGCAGGGCCGCAGCTTCGGCGAGCGCGGCCAGGCCGAGAAGGTCACCGGGCGGGCGACCATCGCCCTCGATCCCGCCGACCCCCGCAACGCCGTCATCGCCGACATCGCGCTCGCGCCCCGCAACGCGGAAGGCCGGGTCGAGGCGACCGCCGACGTGGTGCTGCTGCGGCCCGAGCGGCCGAACGGCCTGCTCATCGTCGAGATCCCCAATCGCGGCCGCAAGCTCATCGGCCCGCTCGTCGAGGGCAGCTCGACCGAGGCGTCGGGCCGGCTGGAGCAGGCGGACGACGCGGGCCGGGGCTTCCTGCTGTCGCGGGGCTACACGCTCGCCTGGATCGGCTGGCAGGGCGACGTCGCCCCGAGCGACGGCAGAGCCGGGGCCGGCATGGGCATCCGCCTGCCGGTGCTCGCCGGGATCACCGGGCCGTCGCGCGAGGAGTGGAGCTTCGACAACACCACGTCGCCGATCGAGGCCCCGCTGACCTGGCCCGCCGCCGACCTCGACCCGGCGAAGGCGCGCCTCACCGTGCGGGCGAAGGCGGAGGATCCGCGCACGACGCCCCCCGGCCTGTCGTTCCGCTTCGTCGACGCCGGGCGCATCGCGATCACCCGGCCGGCGGGCTTCGACGGCAGCGCGCTCTACGAGCTGAGCTACACCGCCCGCGACCCCGCGGTGACGGGTCTCGGGCTCGCGGCGATCCGCGACGTCGCGACCTTCCTGCGCCACGATGCGAGCGCGCGGAACCCGCTCGCGCGGGACGGCCGCAGCACCATCGACCGGGCGATCGGCTTCGGCATCTCGCAATCGGGCCGGGTGCTGCGCGACCTGCTCTATCTCGGCCTCAACGAGGACGAGCGGGGCCGGATGGTGTTCGACGGGATGATGCCGCACATCGCCGGCAGCCGGCGCAGCTTCACCAATGCCCGCTTCGCCCAGCCCGGCCGCAATCCCGGCCCCCACCTCGATCGCTCCTACCCGGCCGACCAGTTCCCCTTCGCCTACGCGACGACGACCGACGCCCTGACGGGGAAGCGCGACGGCCTGTTCCTGCGCTGCCGGCTCGGCAACACCTGCCCGCGCCTGATGCACGTCGACAGCGAGTACGAGCTGTGGGGCTCGCGGGGGGCGCTCGTGACCACCGACACGCGCGGCGCCGAGCTGGAGCAGCCGCCGGAGGTCCGGGTCTACATGATTACCGGCGCGCCGCACTTCGCGAATCCCGACGCGAGGACCGCGACCGATCCCGCTTGCGCCCTGCCGGTGAGCCCGGTCCATGCCGGCGCTGCCTCGCGGGCGCTGCTCACCGCGCTGGAGGCCTGGATCACCGACGGGGTCGCGCCGCCGGCGAGCCGCTACCCGTCGCGGGCCGACGGCACGCTGGGCGCCCCCGCCCACCTCTACCCGCCGATCCCCGGCCTGCCCTATACCGGCCTCCACACCCCGGCCCAGTGGGTCGAGCCGGGGGTGCAGTCCGGGCCCGAGCCCGCCGGTCCGCCGGTGGTGCGCGGCACCTACCCGCTGCTGCTGCCGAAGGTCGATCCCGACGGCAACACGCTGGCGGGCCTGCGCCTGCCGCTGATCGAGGTGCCGCGGGCGACCTACACCGCCTGGAACCCGACCCGCGGCGTCGCCGCCGAGACCCTGTGCAACCAGAAGGGCGGCGTGCTCCCCTTCGCCGGGACCAGGACGGCGGCGCAAGCCGCCCACGACCCGCGGCCCTCGCTCGAGGAGCGCTATCCCGATGCGGGCGACTACGCGGCGGCGGTGAAGGCGGCGGCCGACCGCATGGTGATCGAGCGCACGCTGCTGCCGGCGGATGCCGAGGACATGGCGAAGGCCGCGGCGGAGGGGCGGCTGGCGCGGTGA
- a CDS encoding cytochrome b translates to MRTTMARAGEPYHYDRTQRGFHWLMAALILVALGIGIYAAWQVPGTSPRRELLDLHKSIGLTVLLLLPLRLVYRLIAGEPAYRAPPSRSAHLAAKAAHASLYALMLLLPVSGYVYSAAGGYGLPWFGVLSFPRLVPVDKALSLAGYAAHYWIAWGVGIVLGIHVLAVAWHAWIRRDEVMGRMWPRRAARG, encoded by the coding sequence ATGCGCACGACGATGGCCCGGGCCGGTGAACCTTACCACTACGACCGTACGCAGCGGGGCTTCCACTGGCTGATGGCGGCCCTGATCCTGGTGGCGCTCGGCATCGGGATCTACGCCGCCTGGCAGGTGCCCGGCACCTCGCCGCGGCGCGAGCTTCTCGACCTCCACAAGTCGATCGGCCTGACGGTGCTGCTGCTCCTGCCCTTGCGCCTCGTCTACCGGCTGATCGCCGGCGAGCCGGCCTACCGCGCCCCGCCGTCCCGGTCCGCGCACCTCGCCGCGAAGGCCGCGCATGCGAGCCTCTACGCCCTGATGCTGCTCCTGCCGGTCAGCGGCTACGTCTACTCGGCGGCGGGCGGCTACGGCCTGCCGTGGTTCGGTGTGCTCTCGTTCCCGCGCCTCGTGCCGGTCGACAAGGCCCTGTCGCTCGCCGGCTACGCCGCGCATTACTGGATCGCCTGGGGCGTCGGGATCGTGCTCGGCATCCACGTGCTGGCGGTCGCCTGGCACGCCTGGATCCGGCGCGACGAGGTGATGGGGCGGATGTGGCCGCGGCGGGCGGCTCGGGGGTGA
- the radA gene encoding DNA repair protein RadA, which yields MAKNHQTFACQSCGAVYNRWRGRCEACNGWNTIVEETGAASPVSGPVATRPSRARGRIFPLEGLTGEAKEAPRTSSGIAELDRVTGGGFVRGSVILLGGDPGIGKSTLLMQASAALAKRGERVAYISGEEAVGQVRLRAERLGLASAPVELAAETNVEDIIATLSQGKPPALAIIDSIQTMWTETVESAPGTVTQVRGSAQSLIRFAKTSGTAVILVGHVTKDGQIAGPRVVEHMVDAVASFEGDQGHHFRILRAVKNRFGPTDEIGVFEMTDGGLAEVPNPSALFLAGRDLAAPGTAVFAGMEGTRPLLVEIQALVAPSALGMPRRAVVGWDPNRLSMVLAVLEAHGGIRLGGHDVYLNVAGGLRISEPAADLAVAAALVSSLSGAALPSDAVYFGEVGLSGAVRPVAQAPARLKEAQKLGFAKALMPQGREGAGRDGSGTGFPAESLRHIADLVAGVVASGKPVRGGRRQPQRMPAYDDED from the coding sequence ATGGCGAAGAACCACCAGACCTTCGCCTGCCAGTCCTGCGGCGCGGTCTACAACCGCTGGCGCGGGCGCTGCGAGGCTTGCAACGGGTGGAACACGATCGTCGAGGAGACCGGCGCGGCAAGCCCGGTCTCCGGCCCGGTCGCGACCCGGCCGAGCCGGGCGCGGGGCCGGATCTTCCCCCTCGAGGGGCTGACCGGCGAGGCCAAGGAGGCGCCCCGCACCTCGTCCGGCATCGCCGAGCTCGACCGGGTGACGGGTGGGGGCTTCGTGCGCGGCTCGGTGATCCTGCTCGGGGGCGATCCCGGCATCGGCAAGTCGACGCTGCTGATGCAGGCCTCCGCCGCCCTGGCAAAGAGGGGCGAGCGCGTCGCCTACATCTCGGGCGAGGAGGCGGTGGGCCAGGTGCGCCTGCGGGCCGAGCGGCTGGGGCTCGCGAGCGCTCCGGTGGAACTCGCCGCCGAGACCAACGTCGAGGACATCATCGCGACCTTGAGCCAGGGCAAGCCGCCGGCGCTCGCGATCATCGACTCGATCCAGACGATGTGGACCGAGACGGTGGAATCGGCCCCCGGCACGGTGACCCAGGTGCGCGGCTCGGCCCAGAGCCTGATCCGCTTCGCCAAGACCTCGGGCACCGCCGTGATCCTGGTCGGCCACGTCACCAAGGACGGGCAGATCGCCGGTCCCCGCGTCGTCGAGCACATGGTCGACGCGGTGGCCTCGTTCGAGGGCGACCAGGGCCACCATTTCCGCATCCTGCGGGCGGTGAAGAACCGCTTCGGCCCCACCGACGAGATCGGGGTGTTCGAGATGACCGACGGAGGCTTGGCCGAGGTGCCGAACCCCTCGGCCCTGTTCCTCGCCGGGCGCGACCTCGCGGCGCCGGGCACCGCGGTCTTCGCCGGGATGGAGGGCACGCGGCCCCTCCTCGTCGAGATCCAGGCCCTCGTGGCGCCCTCCGCGCTCGGCATGCCGCGGCGCGCGGTCGTCGGCTGGGACCCCAACCGCCTGTCGATGGTGCTGGCGGTGCTGGAGGCCCATGGCGGCATCCGCTTAGGCGGCCACGACGTCTACCTCAACGTCGCCGGGGGGCTTCGCATCAGCGAGCCCGCCGCCGACCTCGCGGTGGCGGCGGCCCTCGTCTCCTCGCTCTCGGGCGCGGCCCTCCCGTCGGACGCGGTCTATTTCGGCGAGGTCGGCCTGTCGGGGGCGGTCCGCCCGGTGGCGCAGGCCCCAGCGAGGCTGAAGGAGGCGCAGAAGCTCGGCTTTGCCAAGGCGCTGATGCCGCAAGGGCGCGAGGGCGCCGGGCGCGACGGGTCCGGGACGGGGTTTCCGGCGGAATCGCTGCGCCACATCGCGGATCTCGTGGCCGGGGTCGTCGCCAGCGGCAAGCCGGTCCGCGGCGGGCGGCGCCAACCGCAGCGGATGCCGGCCTACGACGACGAGGATTGA